One window of Metamycoplasma arthritidis genomic DNA carries:
- a CDS encoding ABC transporter ATP-binding protein → MQQQTQKKYKHMTPAEKKAFKKNVAAARKVSMRDLLRYINYRKGVLVIVIVLNALIAISNIAQIFAVGFITDHFLSWSNVQPGTFSPAKFWGSIGGLLVAILLTSLLTYFANMISIKGSLRAAYHMQNDAYKALMKMPISYFEAQNSGELMSALSNDAQNISNGAYVSISLIFNAVFTTIISLVFLLVLSPYLGTIVIVLVLISFIPILILLQKAVPEIQKQQARVAKLNGYIEEHLGAHHLIKAYSQEKNVKKEFVNRNQRLFKSSTKATIYTSIIYPYSNASSFLIQLIVATIGCVLTLKGIGAGNGNDLTTGSLFSILIYIRLMNSKLTSLFENIGSFQLAIVSTGRVMRYVRLTPEVNEDELDIIEDAQGNVEFRNVNFSYDKSSTNLQLKNASFKAKRGQVFAIVGPTGAGKTTIINLLSKFYLPNSGEVLIDGRSSHEIDEKSWRSQISIVLQDTFLFKNTVMENIRYANEKATNEEIKDAAKMSHASNFIEQLENGYDEVILEGGSNLSQGERQLLAITRAIVANKNILILDEATSNVDTKTEKIIQNAMLTLMKGKTSFVIAHRLSTIVNADQILVLDGGEIVERGTHKELLAKKGFYEKLYHSAFSED, encoded by the coding sequence TGTTTTGAATGCTTTAATAGCAATTTCTAACATTGCCCAAATTTTTGCCGTGGGTTTTATCACTGACCATTTTTTAAGTTGAAGCAACGTTCAACCGGGAACCTTTAGCCCAGCTAAATTTTGAGGTTCAATTGGTGGCCTTCTTGTAGCAATTTTACTAACTTCGCTTCTCACTTATTTTGCTAACATGATTTCAATTAAAGGTAGCCTAAGAGCAGCTTATCATATGCAAAACGACGCTTACAAAGCACTAATGAAGATGCCAATTTCTTATTTTGAAGCACAAAATAGTGGCGAGCTTATGTCCGCACTATCAAATGATGCCCAAAACATTAGTAATGGTGCTTATGTGAGCATTTCACTTATATTCAATGCCGTTTTCACAACAATAATTTCATTAGTGTTTTTACTAGTTCTTAGTCCATATTTGGGAACAATCGTTATTGTGCTAGTTTTAATTTCATTTATTCCAATTTTGATCTTGCTACAAAAAGCTGTTCCGGAAATTCAAAAACAACAAGCTCGTGTTGCTAAATTAAATGGATACATTGAAGAACATCTTGGTGCTCACCATTTAATAAAAGCTTATAGCCAAGAGAAAAATGTTAAAAAAGAATTTGTTAACCGTAACCAACGATTGTTTAAGTCTTCAACTAAAGCCACAATCTACACTTCAATTATTTATCCTTATTCAAATGCTTCAAGCTTTTTGATTCAATTAATTGTTGCCACAATTGGTTGTGTCTTAACACTTAAAGGCATCGGTGCAGGTAATGGCAATGATTTAACTACTGGTTCTTTATTCTCGATATTAATTTATATTAGATTAATGAACTCAAAACTAACTAGTTTGTTTGAAAATATTGGTTCTTTCCAACTGGCAATTGTTTCAACGGGCCGGGTAATGAGATATGTTAGATTAACTCCCGAAGTAAATGAAGATGAACTAGACATTATTGAAGATGCCCAAGGCAATGTAGAATTTAGAAATGTTAATTTCTCATATGACAAAAGTTCAACAAACCTACAACTAAAAAATGCTTCTTTTAAAGCCAAACGTGGCCAAGTATTTGCGATTGTCGGTCCTACTGGTGCGGGAAAAACTACAATTATTAACTTGTTAAGTAAATTCTATTTACCAAATAGTGGCGAAGTACTAATTGATGGTCGTTCTTCGCATGAAATTGATGAGAAAAGCTGACGTTCACAAATCTCAATTGTTCTTCAAGACACTTTTCTATTTAAAAACACTGTTATGGAAAACATTCGTTATGCCAATGAAAAAGCGACTAATGAAGAAATTAAAGATGCCGCTAAAATGTCACATGCTTCTAATTTTATTGAGCAACTCGAAAATGGTTACGACGAAGTTATTTTAGAAGGTGGCTCAAACCTATCACAAGGTGAAAGACAACTCCTTGCTATCACTAGAGCAATTGTGGCTAATAAAAATATCTTGATTCTAGACGAAGCTACTTCTAATGTTGATACCAAAACTGAAAAAATCATTCAAAATGCAATGCTTACTTTAATGAAAGGCAAAACTTCTTTTGTTATTGCTCACCGTCTTTCAACGATTGTAAATGCCGATCAAATTTTGGTCCTTGACGGTGGTGAAATAGTAGAGCGTGGCACTCATAAAGAACTACTAGCTAAAAAAGGTTTTTACGAAAAGTTGTATCATTCAGCTTTTAGTGAAGACTAG